The Nicotiana tomentosiformis chromosome 2, ASM39032v3, whole genome shotgun sequence genome includes the window agaattagggtggTGGGGTGATAGACAGTCTAGAGTTTCGCCTTGTCTTACTAGTAGTAGTAGTACTACTCGGGGTATTTTCCTATTCCTAGTCCCTTGTTTTTATATGGTGTGACATTATTATCACTAGGATTGACACTATTCTTGTAATTTTGTATCCCTAGACTCTTTTATTACTCGTTGTATTATTTGCTTCCATTGTGTTATTACCTTGTTGTTGCTATTATTTCTCAATTGCTTCATTTTTACTGTTCTTGAGCCGAGgttctttcggaaacaacctctctaccttcataaggtaggggtaaggtctgcgtacacattaccctccacagactccacttgtgggatttcactgggtttgttattgttattgttgtcaACTTTCCTTCTTGACCTTAATGAAATGATTTCTAGCCACATAAAATTTCATGGTTTcttttaaaccataattttttaaaatcttcCTACATTTCTTAAACTCCATGTCTAGTTAAATACTTTCATATAAATTGTGATGAAGTGAGtattaaagaaaaaatatttaaatttgttCTTGTATTATCCACAAAAATTTTAATTTGACGTTCGTACACTTTTAGATTATTTAATTCTTATTATTAGTTAATCGTCAAGTATTTGTATTAGCTATTAACAAAGTAGCAAGTGGATCACACGTGCCCAAGTTCTTTAACAAGAAAAAGTCAAAAGTTATCCCTCTACTTTGATTatcatttaaaagaaaaaaaaacgagACTATTTATAACGACGAGAGTAATGTTAGACCAAATGATCAATCTCGAGTAGTAGAAAAATAAATTTGACcatttttccttaattaaatcatTCTCAATTTTATTTAGATATTTTTCATTGGTTGTTTGTGTCGCACGTATACATAAAATCAACTTTCCATGGGAGTTGGGACAATCCCAAGCAAAAATCGGATAACACGAAAAACACACACAGCACGAAACAAGACACCAATTTAACGGACAAAATCAACCGACTTCCTAAATCCAACGGCCATCATTTCTTCTACAAGCTATCGCCGGGAAAATATAAGCTCTCACAATCTGCAAATTTTCAATTCAATTTTTTTCCCTTCAAAATTCCTCTCAAATGGCACAAATTTCCTTAAATTTTCAGTTTAATACCAAGTATTTGTACAGACACACTTTCTTCTGCAATCGTTATGGTTTTTTACACGAAAATAAAAACATTTCTTTGATCAATAAAAATTCCCCTTTTCGTCCACACGCTGTTGTATTTTCCAAATCCCTAAATGGGTTTCAATTTTTAGCGAAGAAACGTGAAATCTTAGCCCGAGCTAACGGGTCGTGCGAGCAAGATTCGGATTCGACGGAAAAAACCGAATCCTCAGCTGAAAACAGCAAGAAAAACCCGGGTTCGGATTCGGGTCCGGGTCGAGTTCCTGGGTCCGGTCCAGGCCGGAAAGACAGTTGGTGGTCGAAGGGAAAGAAGTTGAGGTGGGAGCCGATAGTACAGGCTCAAGAAATTGGAGTTTTGTTGTTGCAATTGGGGATTGTGATGTTTGTTATGAGGTTGCTCCGACCTGGTTTACCGTTACCCGGGTCGGATCCTAGAGCCCCGACAAGTTTTATAAGTGTACCTTACAGTGAGTTTTTGAGTAAGGTGAATAGTAATCAGGTGCAGAAAGTTGAGGTTGATGGTGTACATATTATGTTTAAGTTGAAAAGTGAAGTGAGTAGTAGTAGTGTTGTTATAGAGAATAATGAGGATAGTAAGTTGCAAGAATCTGAGGCATTGTTAAGGAGTGTGAGTCCTACAAAGAAAATTGTGTATACGACGACGAGACCGATTGATATAAAAACCCCTTATGAGAAAATGCTTGAAAATGATGTTGAGTTTGGTTCTCCAGATAAAAGGTCTGGTGGTTTCTTGAATTCTGCATTGGTAAGGTTTAGATGAACAACTTTTCTAGTTCATAATGTTGTTATGCAATGTTAAGTGGTATACTTACACCTTGCATGTTCACTTGCTATATCTGTATACAGTGGCGGACGCACGTGGTGgcaagcgggttcaactgaactcgcttcatcaaaaaataatactgtgtatatgtataaattaggattaaagctgcataaattttgtataaatattttatttgaacccacttgacaactagtattttacgactaaagttatgtacttctaagattgaacccgcttgcacaaaatcctgGGTCTGCCACTGTCTGTATAGGATTTAAGTTATGTGCATTATCAGTGTAAATTATTTTTGGATAGTTCAATTTTACCGGTTATAACAAGTTCCAATCTAGTTTTCAAGTTACCATGTTGTAGGTCAATTTTAACCGATGGTGTAAAATAATTTATACACTGTCAATGCACAGAACTTAAACTCATCTTAGCAAAAGGAGCAGTAACACCAGATAGTAGAATAGAAAAACCCGTAGAGCTAGCTTGAAAATGGACTGGTATTTAGAAATTTGATGCTTCCGCAACAGCTATCTTTAGAATGTCTTAGTTCTTTCTTCAATCTTTCTAAATGCTACTATTGTGACTTCACTGCGTTTGATTTTGTCTTTCTGGAATTGCCACAAATGGAGTAGTTATAACTAGACCAACTGAAAAGTTGTTATTACCTTTGTTGGAAGAAAAATGTTGTCTTGCCTTTATGTCATGTAGTTAATATCTCTTTTCACTGAGCTTTCATGGTACTTAAGGTATTTCTGTCTACTAGCACGTTCTATTTCATTTAATCAGCTGGACTCCATTCCTCACTGGTTAGAGTCGGCTAACCTTTCTCAACCTTCCTCTTTTATTGGGATTTAGGACCAGTTATGTGAAGCTCATTTAACAAGTGTTTAAGGTACTCTATTAGAAGACAGACATTCTGTATGTGGATTCTCAATGAGTTGTTACTTGATTGAGATGACTTGACTTGGGGATTTGGAGAAACCACTGGAGTGGAGTTTGATGGTTCACCAAAATGATGTTTTTGAGTCGTCtatattcttttcctttttccctTTTTTCTGATGTTATTTCATTATTCACTATAATGATATGAACAAGTTATATTTCCATCTCACATTGAATTTCGAATTCAACACCCCATATTCAAAATGCATTCTTTGGCCGACAAAAAGGATGTGAATGAGGATTTAAGATGTAAACCTCTGATTATAGGGTTgagttatttttcaattacatCTTTCTTAATAGTGGAAGGAAGTATCACTAAGTTTGAGTGATTGGAAAACATAGTGAAAAACTAAACCAATTTTACTGCACAAATGTGTGCATGGCCTCTTACCCTGGActccaaaaaaaagaagaaagaactaAAAACATAGCAGTTAGAAGATACATTTTTTCCATAATCGTGGGTTTCAACCAGAGATCTGCTTTGAGCTCTTTATTGTTACACTAGTTACGGATAATCTAACAAGAGGTATACATGATAATGTCTCATGGTGTATACTATTTGTATTTTGAACATGATATTGTATTAACTGACGAAGCTAGCGAGGGTGTTAACCAGAAGCTTGAACATGGAGAAGCACTTTAGGAAGTAAAAATCTAGGATTCTAGAAGTAAGAACAATTCACCGCAAGTTTAGCTGGTATAAGAAGAATGAAGTTAATGTGAATAGATGTGATGGTGGTTACCAAATGCAGATAATTCTGATAGTTATGCTCAATTTTGCAGGTCAATGGTATGATAGATGAAGATATAACACATAAAATTAAAATAGGATAGTTGAAATAGAGGAGTGTCACTGTGATGAAAATGTTCTGCCATGGGAGGATGCCTACAAAAGCAAAATGCATGTTCTAAAGCATGGTAGTAAGCCCAGCAACTTATATGAGAGTGGATGTTGGGCCTCTAGGGCCCAACATATGATGAGTGTCATAGAAATGGGGATGATAAGATGGATGTGCAATCTATAAGATTAAACAAGATAAAAAATGACCGTATCCGACGATAAAATGAAAATAAACATCACTCTTGTTCATGTATTATGAAGATCTCCAAGTTCACTGGTCCGATGGTGTGAAACAAATGATTATTCAATCTGTTAAAGAGAAGAGGTAAACCTAAAATCATGTGGAGGAAGTTGCAAAAATCTACAATCTTTGAGAATCCAAGCAGAGTCGGTGCAAAATAAAACACAATAAATGCGAAAGAAACTATATACCAACTATTTGAGATTAAGGTTTAGTTATGCAGTTACATCAGGTCCATGTTTTTGTTAGAATATTTTTAAAACATGTTTAGACATTGCATGTCAGTAGAAAATGTAGAGTATCTCTAGTTAGAGACTCCGAATTATCAAGTATTGGAAGGAAGCAGGGTCCAAATGGAGTGAAATGTATATTGAGGATTCATATGGCCTACCCCGATTAGCTTGGGATGGAGGCATGGTTGTTGTATTTTGAGGGAACAAATGACTAtatcaaatgaaaaatatttcAGTGTTGAGTTGAATCATATGTTCCTATTGTTGCTTTCCTAATTTGAAATGTCTTGTGATTCTAAATTTTTAAAGCATGAGCAGATTTGCTGTTGATTCTAAGCTAGCCCATTCTCTTAATTTGCTAGGAAAAGTACCACAGTCGTTCCTGTGAAACAAACATCCtgctcttaagtttgaaaacaactCCCTGTTTTCACGCTTTCCTGTTAGAACGGCCCTTTGACATGAAACATTCTGGAGTGTAAGAtgaattttcactttttttttttttgctcaagGGCAATCATGGCATGCtttctatatttttccttctaGTTTGTTTCATGTGAATTTTTGTCTCATGTTGCTTGACTTTGTCCCCCAGTAGCCGTTCATGTTATCCATCTGTTTTCTGGTGTCCCCTAAGCATTTCATTATTTTGTCTCAATCCTTATTTTTTTGCTCCAAATGTTGGAATTAAAAATTAACTTTACTTTTGATTTTGCAGATAGCTTTATTCTATGTTGCTGTACTAGCAGGGCTTCTTCATCGCTTCCCAGTAAACTTTTCTCAGGTATATTTGTGAATATATTTGTGGCAATTCCAATATCCACCATATTTATGAATACATCACCTACTTTATTGTGGCTGCATAATTACAGAGCACTGCTGGTCAGCTCAGAAATCGCAAGTCAGGGGGTTCAGGTGGCGCCAAAGTATCTGAACTTGGGGAAACTATCACATTTGCTGATGTTGCAGGTGTTGACGAGGCTAAGGAGGAGCTAGAAGAGATTGTGGTATGTTTCATTTTCATTTGGTGGACTCTCTTAGCAATATTTCCTCGCGAGTGCTGCATTGTGATACCTAAAGTATTGAATAGTTTATAATTCATTATTGTGGTCTTTTATAACTGCTATTTTCTCCAGGAATTTCTTAGGAATCCAGATAAGTACATACGGCTTGGTGCACGTCCTCCTCGTGGTGTTCTACTGGTGAGTTTCAAATTCAACATAGTAATGGGACTGCTAGGTGGTTATCAAAGTGAAAAGCTGCAAGACTACTGATACAATAATTGGAGGCTTCAAATCATAACTCATTGAAACTTTCTGCTTTctggttatttatttatttatttatttatttagttatTTTGTCTTCCTGAAGGGATTCTCTCTCTATCCCTTCACTTTGTGATGCCTCTATAACTAAATTACATCATTATTTCCTGCTAATTTTTCTATGTGACTGTTGACTCATAGACCATTCTACTTGGGGACACCCTTTGATTAGTTATCATCTTTGCGCTTCTTAGTGTATACATTGTTCAAGTAGCTTTAAATTCTTGCAGGTAGGTCTTCCCGGGACAGGAAAAACACTTCTAGCTAAGGCCGTCGCTGGGGAAGCTGAGGTTCCTTTCATCAGTTGTTCTGCAAGTGAGTTTGTAGAATTGTATGTCGGTATGGGAGCATCACGTGTCCGGGACCTGTTTGCACGGGCAAAGAAGGAGGCACCTTCAATAATTTTTATCGATGAGGTAGCCTGTGCTTTCCCTCTTTCCTTCTTCCTCTCCAAACTCAAAATATCCTAATAAAAAGTGTCTCCATTTTCCCGGATGTGCAGATAGATGCTGTGGCAAAAAGCCGTGATGGTAAATTCCGCATCGTAAGCAATGATGAAAGAGAGCAGACACTGAACCAACTACTCACTGTAAGATGTGCTGATTTTTTTATGTGCTACATCACTTCAGTTTTGCataagaaattaatattttacaaTAATCGGCAGGAGATGGATGGATTTGACAGTAATTCTGCTGTAATTGTCCTTGGAGCAACAAATCGCTCTGATGTTTTAGACCCTGCTCTTCGCCGACCTGGAAGATTTGATCGTGTAGTGATGGTTTGTATCTATCCTCTGCTGGAATAGAAATTTCGTTTATTATAAAGCTTTGTCCATGATTTGGAGCATTGGTCATGACCTCCTCATACAACAACTCCTATAGAAGGGAAGTGGTGATGTAAGTTTTTGTTTCAAGGTGGAAGCGCCTGATAGGGCTGGAAGAGAAGCTATCCTAAAGGTACATGTCTCCAAGAAAGAACTTCCCCTGGCACAAGATGTTAATCTTGGTAACATCGCTTCTATGACTACTGGTTTCACGGGGTAATCCTTCCTCTCTGATTTTCTTAAGCTTTCAATTTCGTCTATGATGTTTCTATGGCTGTCTGACTGTTCATCTTGGGGATTGTACAGGGCAGACCTTGCAAATCTAGTGAATGAAGCTGCTTTGTTGGCAGGAAGGCAGAATAAAGTTGTAGTTGAAAAAGAAGATTTCATTCAAGCTGTTGAGCGTTCAATTGCGGTATTGCTTCTTCCCTCTCAAAACAATGCTCTAATAGCCAAGTGACATGCATGCACCATTACTATTTCTGCATTACATGAAACTATGTTTCTCCATTCTCATGTGCTATATCCTCGAATATTGCTGCTTGTAGTAGTTCAATAAGAGCTAAGTGGGCACACTTAAGAAGCTTGTTATAAGAAAAGATATCCATCTTAAGTATTCTCCCTTGAACAAGAGCCCACTAGGAAGGATTTTACATTTTTGGGCTCTATTATATGATAATTTTAACAAACTTGTATTGCCATTGCTTCAGAGAAGAGGTGCATGTTATCGGTCcttaaacttagaatgtgtatgtTCCGCtgtcttcttcctttttttttttctttttttttgttgtgATAATCGTGGTGTCCGGGCCAACTTAGGCGCACCGCGACTAATTCCATGGGATATctgctacctcccaccaacaACAGATACcgggtaactctatccaccaaggcttggacagatggaaagaaatcacctagtgcTTTTTGTCTCCGCCGGGAATTaaacctgagacctcatggttctaacctacttcattgaccactaggccacacccttgggtgctatGTTCCACTGTTTTGGACCTTGATAGTTTTAAATGAACAGAATTTTGTATACAGTTAAAATATAATGGTCAGCAATGAGGAATATGTGCAAGACTCAAGATTCCTAACATTAGCGTTAATGGTAGAATTGGCTGAGTCAAGCTTCATTTGATCCCTCTTTTAGCTCAGGACCAGTGTCTTCTAGTTTCATGTGCACCAAACTTGAAGTACGAGCAGTCTTTGGCTTTGAGTAGAATTACATATTACTCAATTTATGTCTATGAATCCTGTATAACAAAATTGTAAAAAGCTTGAATAGGATGGGGAATAGTGACTGCCCTCTAAGAGCCCGTGCAAGGAAGAGCATTGTCCCAGGAAAATCCAACAAGGTTGAAGGTCTAATTCTTGGAAATTCTAGATGGGCTACAAGTTATAGTTTGTTTCCCCCATGCTTAATCTAGCACTGCTGGTTTGTTGGTCAATaggaaaataaatgataaaagtATTTCTTGTTCTTGattaggggtggcaaacgggcgggtcgggtcggatatgggacggtcgaaaacgggtaatgaaaaaacggataaattatccgacccgacgcatatttgataaggataaaaaacgggttaaccggcggataatattggtaaccatattatccatgacttcatGAATATGATTACTTTTGgaagaattcctagtctcccaaacttgaggaacctccaatttgaggctttacaaatgtaaaagttaaacccattaggtatccattggttatccattttctaaatggataatatggttcttatccatatttgacccgtttttaaatagttcattatccaacccattttttagtggataatatgggtggttaactGTTTTTTATAACCTTTTTGCCACCCATTTTTGATCATGCTCTGCTATGCCAGGTGATTTGTATATTTTAGTTGTTCACCAATTCCATTCAGGTTTACAAGCTTCATTTTCAATGTTTCAGGGCATTGAGAAGAAGACTGCCAAGCTGCAGGGCAGTGAGAAGGCTGTAGTTGCAAGGCATGAAGCAGGTCATGCAGTAGTTGGGACTGCTGTTGCGAATCTTCTTTCTGGGCAGCCACGGGTTGAGGTAATCATTATTTTCACTTGCTCTGAGAAAGTTTATTTCTTACTGATTTACTACAAGCTCACATTATTTGTTTCACTAGTCGACTGGTTTTGTGTCGCACTGGATAACATCTGATAAAAGAGACTGATCCCCCCACATTATTTGTTTCACTAGTCGACTGGTTTTGTGTCACACTGGATATCATCTGATAAAAGAGactgacccccccccccccccccccacacacacacacacacacacaaacacaaaccaaaaaaacaaaagaaaaaagaagagaactCTCTAATAGAATTACTCAATATTTAGAATTTCTAGAAAGATATTTTCAGAATAGGAAAATCAGCACGTCTGCAAATCTTGAATAGCCTGGTATTTAACCATTTCCAGAGACATAATACATCAGCAAGACCTCTCCTTTGCATTTGGCATGGGACCTCTAAATTCTAATATCGTTTAAATTGGGTTTTGCTTGTTCTTGGGTTATGGAGCCTTAAAAAACAGTTGGATCATTGATCAATGTCACTGCTCTGACCTATCCTTCTTGACGTAGTATAACTGTTATTAtggcaaaataaaataaaaaatagaaaatggggaAGTAGTGAATTTTTGGTGTCTCGTTAAGTGATAAAAATGTCCGAAATGGAAAGATATTAGTGTCTGGATTTAATACTTTATCCCAGAAAAGGAAAAACAAGTGGGTGTCTGGATTTGATAAGGAATAGGAAATGACTTGGTTCTGATGTCAGACTCGAATACAACTCAATATGCTGCCTATTACTTGACCTCTATTATACCTAATGAGGCAAAGCTGGAAGAATATTATTTACATAAGCATCTTACTTATCAGGAAAAAAAACATAAGGTTCTCCCTCCCTTTCTTTTCTGTCTTTCTCCAGATTCATGGAAATGTATGCACTGGCTAAAAGGTTCTTGGCCTCTGTGGCAAGCAGCTCTGGGTTTGTTTTTCCTTAATGTGTTTCCTCAAAAAGAATACTATAATTTTTTGGTTGAGTAGGTAAGGTAAATTGTTCCAAGATTTTGGTGTTAGTAAATAGAGAGTGACTTCCCCTCCCCCTCACCCCCCCAACCCAACAACCCAACTTCATTCTTCTCAATGTGAAAGTTGTTTCTTATGAAACATCTGAAGACATTTTCCTTGTTACTTCCCCTTCCCTCTCTTTATTGATCTTGATGGCGCCAGTTAGTTCATTATCTCCTCCCCCGATTATCCTGCAATTAAAATGTATTTCTATATCAATGGAACAATACCAACATGGTTCTGAAAGTTGTCTTCCTGCAAAGGTCTCTCAATTTGTTTGCTCCTTCTTGTGTGAAATATTCCAAGTGAAGTCAGCCGTTTCTATATCGGTGCATGATCCTTAAAGGCTTTTACCAAAATGAGTATTTTGCTGCTTCTCAATCGTGCTCATCTCAAAGACTCAAACTGCAATTATTGCTTTTCTTGTACGTAATTGGGAATATTGCAGTTATGGTTTCAATAACAGCTCCCTTTTCTCGTTAATCAGAAGCTAAGCATATTGCCGAGATCTGGAGGGGCTTTAGGATTTACTTATATTCCTCCAACCAATGAGGACAGATATCTGCTATTTGTTGATGAGTTACGGGGAAGATTGGTCACTCTTCTTGGTGGACGTGCAGCGGAAGAAGTCTTGTACTCTGGACGTGTATCTACAGGTGCTCTTGACGATATACGCAGAGCAACAGACATGGCCTACAAGGCAGTGGCTGAATATGGTCTTAATGAAACCATTGGCCCTATTTCAGTGGCAACTCTTTCCGCTGGTGGAATGGATGATAGTGGATCCATGCCCTGGGGAAGGGATCAGGTATTTTCTACTTTTCCCTCTCTCGTGATGTctgctttatttattttttggataACCGTGGTGTTGGGGCAAGCTTGCGCGTACTTtgactaattccacgggatacatgctacctcccaccagcaacatGTACCATGTAACTCTGCCCTAGCCTTTGCTTGGACAGATGAGAAGAAATCATCTAGTGTTTTTGCCTCCGCTGAGATTTGAACCTGAAATCTTATGGTTctcaacccacttcattgaccactaggccacacccttg containing:
- the LOC104108834 gene encoding ATP-dependent zinc metalloprotease FTSH 9, chloroplastic-like isoform X1, which encodes MAQISLNFQFNTKYLYRHTFFCNRYGFLHENKNISLINKNSPFRPHAVVFSKSLNGFQFLAKKREILARANGSCEQDSDSTEKTESSAENSKKNPGSDSGPGRVPGSGPGRKDSWWSKGKKLRWEPIVQAQEIGVLLLQLGIVMFVMRLLRPGLPLPGSDPRAPTSFISVPYSEFLSKVNSNQVQKVEVDGVHIMFKLKSEVSSSSVVIENNEDSKLQESEALLRSVSPTKKIVYTTTRPIDIKTPYEKMLENDVEFGSPDKRSGGFLNSALIALFYVAVLAGLLHRFPVNFSQSTAGQLRNRKSGGSGGAKVSELGETITFADVAGVDEAKEELEEIVEFLRNPDKYIRLGARPPRGVLLVGLPGTGKTLLAKAVAGEAEVPFISCSASEFVELYVGMGASRVRDLFARAKKEAPSIIFIDEIDAVAKSRDGKFRIVSNDEREQTLNQLLTEMDGFDSNSAVIVLGATNRSDVLDPALRRPGRFDRVVMVEAPDRAGREAILKVHVSKKELPLAQDVNLGNIASMTTGFTGADLANLVNEAALLAGRQNKVVVEKEDFIQAVERSIAGIEKKTAKLQGSEKAVVARHEAGHAVVGTAVANLLSGQPRVEKLSILPRSGGALGFTYIPPTNEDRYLLFVDELRGRLVTLLGGRAAEEVLYSGRVSTGALDDIRRATDMAYKAVAEYGLNETIGPISVATLSAGGMDDSGSMPWGRDQGHLVDLVQREVKALLQSALDIALCVVRANPTVLEGLGAQLEEKEKVEGEELQEWLSMVVAPAELNFFVKGKQESLLPLQASSG
- the LOC104108834 gene encoding ATP-dependent zinc metalloprotease FTSH 9, chloroplastic-like isoform X2, with amino-acid sequence MAQISLNFQFNTKYLYRHTFFCNRYGFLHENKNISLINKNSPFRPHAVVFSKSLNGFQFLAKKREILARANGSCEQDSDSTEKTESSAENSKKNPGSDSGPGRVPGSGPGRKDSWWSKGKKLRWEPIVQAQEIGVLLLQLGIVMFVMRLLRPGLPLPGSDPRAPTSFISVPYSEFLSKVNSNQVQKVEVDGVHIMFKLKSEVSSSSVVIENNEDSKLQESEALLRSVSPTKKIVYTTTRPIDIKTPYEKMLENDVEFGSPDKRSGGFLNSALIALFYVAVLAGLLHRFPVNFSQSTAGQLRNRKSGGSGGAKVSELGETITFADVAGVDEAKEELEEIVEFLRNPDKYIRLGARPPRGVLLVGLPGTGKTLLAKAVAGEAEVPFISCSASEFVELYVGMGASRVRDLFARAKKEAPSIIFIDEIDAVAKSRDGKFRIVSNDEREQTLNQLLTEMDGFDSNSAVIVLGATNRSDVLDPALRRPGRFDRVVMVEAPDRAGREAILKVHVSKKELPLAQDVNLGNIASMTTGFTGADLANLVNEAALLAGRQNKVVVEKEDFIQAVERSIAGIEKKTAKLQGSEKAVVARHEAGHAVVGTAVANLLSGQPRVEKLSILPRSGGALGFTYIPPTNEDRYLLFVDELRGRLVTLLGGRAAEEVLYSGRVSTGALDDIRRATDMAYKAVAEYGLNETIGPISVATLSAGGMDDSGSMPWGRDQGHLVDLVQREVKALLQSALDIALCVVRANPTVLEGLGAQLEA